One window of Ardenticatenales bacterium genomic DNA carries:
- a CDS encoding tail fiber protein, which yields MSEPFIGQIILFGGNFAIRNFAQCDGQLLPISQNTALFSILGTMYGGDGRTTFALPDLRGRSPLHYGTGPGLPNYALGQRGGGGAVAAATEPDAPRLPNYLALNYQIALMGIFPSRN from the coding sequence ATGTCAGAACCATTCATCGGCCAGATTATTCTATTTGGCGGCAATTTTGCCATTCGCAACTTTGCCCAATGTGATGGGCAGTTGCTGCCTATTAGTCAAAACACAGCCCTTTTCTCTATACTGGGCACCATGTACGGGGGTGATGGGCGCACCACCTTTGCGCTACCAGACCTGCGCGGGCGCTCCCCGCTCCATTATGGCACAGGACCTGGGTTGCCCAACTACGCCTTGGGACAAAGGGGAGGTGGTGGGGCGGTGGCCGCGGCCACGGAACCTGATGCCCCTCGTCTTCCCAACTACCTGGCGCTCAATTACCAGATCGCGCTAATGGGGATTTTCCCATCACGCAATTAG
- a CDS encoding GNAT family N-acetyltransferase, with protein sequence MAVSLRPARPADDAFLLALFEAARPELVQIDLPPAEKKALVVWQFEAQRQDYERRFPDATKQIILRQGNPVGLLWRHDSDAEIRLLDIALMPANRNAGIGTTLLNRLKQQAENAGKPLRYTVQQSNQAALRLYLRRGFTPVLEMAGHILMEWQPASVTPNDTPVARTNT encoded by the coding sequence ATGGCAGTCTCGCTACGACCGGCCCGGCCGGCTGACGACGCCTTTTTGCTGGCCCTGTTTGAAGCGGCCCGCCCGGAGTTGGTCCAGATTGATTTGCCGCCGGCGGAGAAGAAAGCGCTTGTCGTCTGGCAGTTTGAGGCGCAGCGCCAGGATTACGAGCGTCGCTTTCCGGATGCGACCAAACAGATCATCCTGCGCCAGGGCAATCCGGTAGGGTTGCTCTGGCGTCACGACTCCGACGCGGAGATTCGGTTGCTTGATATTGCCCTGATGCCGGCAAACCGGAATGCCGGCATCGGAACCACGCTTCTAAACAGGCTTAAGCAGCAGGCGGAAAATGCCGGCAAACCCCTACGCTACACCGTACAACAATCCAACCAGGCAGCTTTACGGCTCTACCTGCGCCGCGGCTTTACGCCCGTCCTGGAAATGGCCGGCCACATCTTGATGGAATGGCAGCCGGCATCAGTAACGCCCAATGACACGCCCGTCGCCAGGACAAACACCTGA
- a CDS encoding S8 family serine peptidase produces MRKGTIILLAMFIAMLLLASWTRALTPMPGAAAAPLAGTGRHIALIGAPPAIVSVTQPFVAAEALKPLRTYSDALPYLREAPPPIHNQFFPPDTIVRLYEVTTDTLHAGQVLAQVAAAAPPLSVTTTTENLAWLSYLPGRVVLSGPCSEIDVAAASLPGLAELARLPLRAATLPPGCNEIRLYVSSFVPVRDVVATINGMGGMVSAGPDYLIVGADEEYVAGSPAGPQEPDAPPLYATPADCVGNGVRVALFDTLPYAIGPADGDVAVSIAGITVTTSAPYTLPASLPEGAYDVPAHGSFAASTALAVVPGADVHLVRVLNDTGIGDLFTLFQAMDDMITQTLAVSETLAGAVFNYSLVIEASMNGVTTTVGIGQMLAGVENAGILQIAAAGNDSAYTTGPQPMPYPAAHAQVLGVTATTWQGELACYANQGDVALLGGGIARDADDCHIATMIAACRQGTHPEYCVTGWDPDAAFTTTRYDWGLGTSFAAPGAAALAAQLMACTEAPWTMPASVRADLLAMAVAGDDGALGAGILTSAYKMPAGLIYIPILPKSEASLAAGATREASREP; encoded by the coding sequence ATGCGCAAAGGAACAATCATTCTCCTCGCTATGTTCATCGCCATGCTGTTGTTGGCAAGTTGGACACGGGCGCTGACGCCCATGCCCGGCGCGGCGGCAGCGCCCCTGGCGGGCACGGGACGGCACATCGCCCTGATCGGCGCGCCGCCGGCCATTGTCAGCGTGACGCAGCCGTTTGTGGCGGCAGAGGCCTTAAAACCGCTGCGCACCTATAGCGATGCGTTGCCGTATCTCCGTGAAGCGCCGCCGCCGATTCACAACCAATTCTTCCCTCCGGACACGATTGTACGCCTTTACGAAGTAACAACGGACACGCTGCACGCCGGCCAGGTGCTGGCCCAGGTAGCCGCCGCCGCCCCGCCGCTTAGCGTCACAACCACGACGGAAAATCTGGCGTGGTTGTCGTATTTGCCCGGTCGTGTCGTCTTGAGCGGGCCTTGTTCAGAGATTGACGTGGCGGCTGCCAGCTTGCCGGGACTGGCAGAACTGGCGCGATTGCCGTTGCGCGCGGCAACGTTGCCACCCGGCTGCAACGAAATCCGCCTCTATGTGTCCAGTTTCGTTCCGGTGCGCGACGTTGTGGCCACGATTAACGGCATGGGGGGTATGGTCAGCGCGGGTCCCGATTACCTGATTGTGGGCGCGGATGAGGAGTACGTGGCGGGCAGTCCGGCGGGACCACAAGAACCGGACGCGCCGCCGCTCTACGCCACGCCCGCTGATTGCGTGGGGAATGGGGTGCGGGTCGCTTTGTTTGATACGCTGCCCTATGCTATTGGCCCGGCGGATGGGGATGTTGCCGTGTCGATTGCCGGCATCACCGTCACGACTTCTGCTCCTTACACACTGCCGGCATCTCTGCCCGAAGGGGCGTACGACGTACCCGCCCATGGCTCCTTCGCCGCCAGCACCGCTCTGGCAGTCGTGCCCGGCGCGGACGTGCATCTGGTGCGGGTGCTGAACGATACGGGGATTGGGGATTTGTTCACGCTGTTTCAGGCAATGGACGACATGATCACGCAAACGCTGGCGGTGAGTGAGACGCTGGCGGGGGCGGTGTTTAACTACAGCCTGGTGATTGAGGCCAGTATGAATGGGGTGACGACGACGGTGGGGATTGGGCAGATGTTGGCGGGGGTGGAGAATGCCGGCATTCTCCAAATAGCCGCCGCCGGTAACGACTCCGCCTACACCACCGGCCCCCAACCCATGCCCTACCCCGCCGCACACGCACAAGTGCTAGGCGTCACCGCCACCACCTGGCAAGGCGAACTGGCCTGTTACGCCAACCAGGGAGACGTGGCCCTGCTGGGCGGCGGCATAGCGCGCGACGCGGACGACTGCCACATTGCGACCATGATCGCCGCCTGCCGCCAGGGTACACACCCGGAGTATTGCGTCACGGGTTGGGACCCGGACGCGGCCTTCACGACAACGCGCTACGATTGGGGACTGGGCACGTCGTTTGCCGCGCCAGGGGCGGCAGCGCTGGCGGCTCAGTTGATGGCCTGTACGGAAGCGCCATGGACAATGCCGGCATCTGTCCGGGCAGATCTGTTGGCGATGGCTGTAGCGGGCGATGACGGGGCGTTGGGGGCGGGGATATTGACGAGTGCGTATAAAATGCCGGCAGGCCTCATCTACATCCCCATCCTCCCTAAAAGCGAGGCTTCCCTTGCAGCGGGCGCGACAAGGGAAGCCTCTAGGGAGCCATAA
- a CDS encoding type I polyketide synthase, whose amino-acid sequence MVKENSESQTSPASLEPIAIIGMSCRYPGGVNSPEAFWHLLRDEVDAIGEVPADRYDIEQYYAPDRQPGKIVTREAGFLSEDIRLFDPLFFGIAPREAIYIDPQQRLLLEVAWEALESGGQVTRKLAGSKTGVFLGMWATEYKERMYAAIEDLTLHVLTGSSLYPASGRLSFLFDFQGPSMVVDTACSSSLVAIHLACQSLWQGESTMALAGGVNIMLNPELSIAESRSGMLSPDARCKFGDAGANGYVRSEGAGIVVLKPLSQAQADADPIFALIRSSATNNDGRSGGVLSAPGYEAQVTLLREAYQRAGISPGAVGYMEAHGTGTPTGDPIEVRALGTVLGENRAADDPCLIGSLKTNIGHSEPASGVASVIKTALCLQHQAIPASLHFTNPNPNIPWSELPLKMQTAFSQWPQNGQPLYAGVNSFGVTGTNAHVVMQSAPPDLAATDAIDPANVRPELIVLTGHTPQALHAVVAAYQAFLQPQDRRTPLPDLAYTTTVRRAHHNYRAAFVAQTPAELKQQLAAFLSDGRQPSSADERDRPLAFVFTGMGPQWWGMGRELLQTEPVFRQAIIECDAHFQPIAGWSLMNALLDSEENSRMARTDVAQPTNFALQLGLAALWQSWGIKPDAIIGHSTGEIAAAAVSGMLSLPDALRVAYHRSRLQQLTTGEGKMLAVGLPEAAIQPYLQGHENLVSIAAINSFQSVTLAGDATVLAALETKLKAAGIFARFLYTDVPYHSPKMDRLRAQLLAELQGIECHPATVPVYTTVDGKRAETSAFGAAYWWRNVRQPVLFAQAITQMIGDGYHHFLEVGPHPVLAMSIQECLQEARQAGSVIPSLRRQYPERQLMLQSLGALFTLGKDVAWERVCPRGRCLGHLPLYPWQRSYVWYDQDSSGKNGSVRRRKGQTRSPDASHPLLGQHIASASFPGTHLWETMLPAEPVAYLTDHRVRGLPVFPAAAYIEMMLAGSGAVSAVRQHTLTDIVFHEAFLLPAHNQNALQLTLSPGTGDRQQLQIHSRPISDGHQQSDWTLHASGQISAGKETMLPKRDLPHQTPAANQETISTATHYNYMRQRSLEYGPAFQRVAGIWPLSATDAIAKIQLTAHGGADGAGYCLHPTLLDAGFQVLLTLAISRLNLPDTAMYLPVGVERLDFYHSCTDETAWCQVTMTPRVEDAGIVGDIRYFDTAGQVLAEVHGLRCQKIERSTRDLLADWLYEVSWRPLPFDHDADGMPATPGTWIILADTGEIGRDVARQLTAKGDHCVLVEPGATYERVAEAQYRIDPADPQTYQRLLQDCLSHDRPACRGIVNLWGLNRQTAHPEMMLEEIWAALSLAGQSVLGLVQAISVYPWTEMPRLWLAASGAQRVTEDDAPPRVDQAAWWGLSQVIALEHPELKTVYLDLDAGQPDQAASALFAELWRQDRETAVAWRGETRFGARLGRCPVPPEAETVTVHAHGSYLITGGLGGLGLQVARWLSEKGARHVILTSRRGVLDQAQQAIVTQLQQNGTNVVIARADVAAAADVAQLLAEIKQNQPPLRGIVHAAGVIEDGILRQQRWDQFERVLLPKVAGAWYLHNHLRDEALDFVVYFSSIASSLGSAGQGNYAAANAFMDALAGYRRAKGLPALSLNWGPWAEVGMAARGSERDQARWRDVGVQAIMPAMGVAALEALLQQPTAPPSVTIVNVNWGQYLQQFSQHEPRPFFDAFRAAVSEQTAAARGKYRQQLEASPIHKRRGMLIEHVRRQIQEVLRLSAAQKIGPRQRIFDLGMDSLMALELRNRFEFNFDRPIRRATLLFDYPTLEALTDYLIAEVLDLPFSAEPSPRPEESAGTTTETDWDSLSQDAIASLLAEKLSAIQQHNGRK is encoded by the coding sequence ATGGTCAAGGAGAATTCGGAAAGCCAGACCAGCCCCGCGTCGCTGGAGCCGATTGCCATCATCGGCATGTCTTGCCGGTATCCTGGAGGCGTCAACAGCCCAGAGGCGTTCTGGCATTTACTTCGGGACGAAGTTGATGCGATTGGTGAAGTACCGGCAGATCGTTATGACATCGAGCAATATTACGCGCCCGACCGCCAGCCCGGCAAAATCGTCACCCGTGAGGCCGGGTTCCTGTCAGAAGACATCCGCCTGTTTGATCCCCTGTTTTTCGGCATTGCCCCCCGTGAAGCTATTTACATCGACCCCCAACAGAGATTGTTGCTGGAAGTCGCCTGGGAAGCCCTGGAAAGTGGCGGCCAGGTGACCCGAAAACTGGCCGGCAGCAAGACCGGTGTCTTTCTTGGCATGTGGGCAACCGAATACAAGGAAAGAATGTATGCGGCCATCGAAGACCTGACCCTGCACGTCTTGACCGGTAGTTCGCTCTACCCGGCCTCTGGACGCCTTTCCTTTCTCTTTGACTTTCAGGGACCCAGCATGGTGGTCGATACGGCCTGCTCATCATCGCTGGTCGCCATTCACCTGGCCTGCCAGAGTCTGTGGCAGGGCGAATCAACGATGGCCCTGGCCGGCGGCGTCAACATCATGCTCAATCCAGAGCTTTCCATCGCCGAATCCCGTTCTGGCATGTTGTCCCCAGACGCCCGCTGCAAATTTGGGGATGCCGGCGCCAATGGGTATGTGCGCAGCGAGGGCGCCGGCATTGTCGTCCTGAAACCACTCTCGCAGGCGCAGGCTGACGCTGACCCGATTTTCGCCCTCATCCGCAGCAGCGCCACAAACAACGACGGTCGCTCTGGAGGCGTTTTGTCAGCGCCAGGTTACGAAGCCCAGGTCACTCTGCTGCGCGAAGCGTACCAGCGTGCCGGCATCTCGCCCGGCGCGGTCGGGTACATGGAGGCCCATGGCACCGGCACCCCTACAGGGGACCCCATTGAAGTTCGGGCGCTAGGCACGGTCCTGGGTGAAAACCGGGCTGCGGACGATCCATGCCTGATTGGTTCGCTAAAAACAAATATCGGTCACAGTGAACCGGCGTCTGGCGTCGCAAGCGTCATCAAGACCGCCTTGTGCCTGCAGCATCAGGCCATTCCCGCCAGCCTCCATTTTACGAACCCCAATCCCAACATTCCCTGGTCGGAACTGCCGCTCAAAATGCAGACGGCCTTCAGCCAATGGCCCCAAAATGGACAGCCTCTTTACGCCGGCGTGAACTCATTCGGTGTCACCGGCACAAATGCGCATGTGGTGATGCAGAGCGCGCCGCCAGATCTGGCAGCAACCGACGCCATTGACCCGGCAAACGTCCGCCCGGAACTGATCGTGTTGACAGGGCACACGCCCCAGGCTCTGCACGCCGTCGTGGCGGCGTATCAGGCGTTTTTGCAGCCACAAGACCGACGCACCCCTCTTCCGGATTTAGCCTACACAACCACTGTCCGCCGCGCGCATCACAACTATCGCGCCGCCTTTGTGGCCCAGACGCCGGCAGAGCTGAAGCAGCAACTTGCCGCTTTCCTCAGCGACGGAAGACAGCCGTCCTCCGCCGACGAAAGGGACCGCCCGCTGGCGTTCGTCTTTACCGGCATGGGACCACAGTGGTGGGGGATGGGGCGCGAACTGCTGCAGACTGAGCCTGTATTTCGGCAGGCGATTATTGAATGTGACGCCCATTTTCAACCGATAGCCGGCTGGTCGCTCATGAACGCCCTGTTGGACTCAGAGGAAAATTCCCGGATGGCGCGCACCGATGTGGCACAGCCGACGAATTTTGCCCTACAACTTGGCCTGGCGGCGCTGTGGCAATCGTGGGGTATTAAGCCGGACGCCATCATCGGCCATAGCACAGGGGAAATCGCCGCCGCCGCCGTCTCTGGCATGCTTTCTCTGCCAGATGCGCTGCGGGTCGCTTACCATCGCAGTCGGCTGCAACAACTGACGACAGGGGAGGGGAAAATGCTCGCCGTAGGATTGCCGGAAGCGGCGATCCAACCTTACCTGCAAGGCCACGAAAACCTGGTATCCATCGCCGCCATCAACAGCTTCCAATCAGTTACCCTGGCAGGGGACGCCACGGTGCTGGCAGCGCTGGAGACAAAACTGAAGGCGGCAGGGATCTTCGCGCGGTTTCTTTACACGGACGTACCGTATCATAGCCCAAAGATGGACCGCTTGCGGGCGCAATTGCTGGCGGAACTGCAGGGCATAGAATGCCATCCCGCAACCGTACCCGTTTATACCACTGTGGACGGGAAACGGGCAGAGACGTCCGCCTTTGGGGCCGCCTATTGGTGGCGGAACGTGCGGCAGCCGGTCCTATTCGCGCAGGCGATCACACAGATGATTGGCGACGGATACCACCATTTCCTGGAAGTCGGCCCACACCCGGTGCTGGCCATGTCGATCCAGGAATGCCTGCAGGAGGCGCGACAAGCAGGCAGCGTCATACCCTCCCTGCGTCGTCAATATCCAGAACGTCAGTTGATGCTGCAATCGTTGGGCGCATTGTTCACGCTCGGCAAAGATGTGGCCTGGGAACGTGTGTGTCCGCGGGGACGTTGCCTGGGCCATCTCCCGCTTTACCCCTGGCAGCGCTCCTACGTCTGGTATGACCAGGATAGTTCGGGGAAGAACGGCAGCGTCCGCCGGCGCAAGGGGCAGACCCGTTCCCCGGACGCATCTCACCCCCTGCTGGGTCAGCACATCGCCTCCGCCAGCTTCCCCGGAACACATTTGTGGGAAACGATGCTGCCGGCTGAACCGGTAGCCTATCTCACGGACCATCGCGTCCGCGGCCTGCCCGTGTTTCCCGCTGCCGCTTACATTGAGATGATGCTGGCGGGCAGCGGCGCGGTTTCCGCTGTCCGCCAGCATACGCTGACGGATATCGTTTTTCATGAAGCGTTTTTATTGCCGGCACACAATCAAAACGCGCTCCAACTGACGCTGTCGCCGGGAACGGGCGACCGGCAGCAGTTGCAGATTCATTCGCGCCCGATCAGCGACGGTCATCAACAATCGGATTGGACGCTGCACGCCTCCGGCCAGATCTCCGCGGGCAAAGAAACGATGCTGCCGAAAAGGGATCTCCCACATCAGACCCCCGCGGCCAATCAGGAAACGATTTCCACGGCAACGCACTACAACTACATGCGGCAACGGTCGCTAGAGTACGGCCCGGCTTTCCAACGCGTGGCGGGAATCTGGCCGCTTTCGGCGACCGATGCAATCGCAAAAATCCAGTTGACGGCTCATGGCGGCGCTGACGGCGCCGGATATTGTCTGCACCCAACCCTGCTGGACGCCGGTTTTCAGGTTTTGCTTACTCTGGCCATCAGCCGTCTGAATCTCCCTGATACCGCCATGTATTTGCCTGTGGGCGTGGAGCGGTTGGATTTCTACCATTCCTGCACCGATGAAACAGCCTGGTGCCAGGTTACGATGACGCCGCGGGTGGAAGATGCCGGCATCGTCGGCGATATTCGCTACTTCGATACGGCAGGGCAGGTGCTGGCCGAAGTGCACGGGTTGCGCTGCCAGAAAATAGAGCGCAGCACCCGCGACTTATTGGCAGACTGGCTATACGAAGTAAGCTGGCGGCCTCTGCCGTTTGACCACGACGCGGACGGGATGCCGGCGACGCCGGGCACCTGGATTATCCTGGCGGACACAGGCGAGATCGGGCGGGATGTAGCCCGACAATTAACGGCTAAGGGAGACCATTGCGTGCTCGTAGAACCGGGCGCGACGTATGAACGCGTCGCCGAAGCGCAGTACCGGATCGACCCGGCAGATCCACAAACGTACCAAAGATTGCTGCAAGATTGCCTGAGCCACGACCGCCCCGCCTGTCGCGGCATCGTCAATCTTTGGGGCTTGAACCGGCAAACCGCGCACCCGGAGATGATGCTAGAAGAGATATGGGCCGCGCTCTCCCTGGCGGGCCAGAGCGTGCTGGGATTAGTTCAGGCGATCAGCGTATATCCGTGGACGGAAATGCCGCGATTGTGGCTGGCAGCCAGCGGCGCACAGAGGGTGACAGAGGATGACGCGCCGCCGCGCGTCGATCAGGCCGCTTGGTGGGGGTTAAGTCAGGTGATCGCGCTGGAGCATCCGGAACTCAAAACGGTCTACCTGGACCTGGACGCCGGACAGCCAGACCAGGCCGCATCTGCCTTGTTCGCGGAATTATGGCGGCAGGATAGAGAGACCGCGGTTGCCTGGCGAGGAGAGACGCGCTTCGGGGCCAGGCTGGGTCGCTGCCCGGTGCCCCCCGAGGCAGAAACAGTAACGGTACATGCCCACGGCAGCTACCTGATTACGGGCGGTTTGGGCGGTTTAGGTCTACAGGTTGCCCGCTGGTTATCTGAAAAAGGCGCCAGACATGTGATACTGACCAGTCGCCGGGGCGTGCTGGATCAGGCGCAACAGGCCATTGTGACCCAACTACAACAGAACGGGACCAATGTGGTCATCGCCAGGGCCGACGTGGCAGCAGCGGCGGACGTGGCGCAGCTACTGGCTGAAATCAAGCAGAATCAGCCGCCTTTACGCGGTATCGTGCATGCGGCTGGCGTGATCGAGGACGGCATTCTCCGCCAACAGCGTTGGGATCAATTCGAGCGTGTGCTGCTGCCGAAGGTAGCCGGAGCGTGGTATTTACACAACCATCTGCGAGATGAGGCGCTGGATTTTGTCGTTTATTTCTCGTCGATTGCCTCGTCATTGGGGTCGGCAGGACAGGGGAATTACGCGGCAGCCAACGCCTTTATGGACGCTCTGGCCGGCTATCGACGCGCCAAAGGATTGCCGGCATTAAGCCTGAACTGGGGTCCGTGGGCTGAAGTTGGCATGGCGGCGCGGGGCAGCGAGCGGGACCAGGCGCGCTGGCGGGACGTTGGCGTGCAAGCCATTATGCCGGCAATGGGCGTTGCCGCGCTGGAAGCACTGCTGCAACAGCCAACCGCACCGCCATCTGTGACGATTGTGAACGTCAACTGGGGCCAATATCTACAGCAGTTCTCGCAGCATGAACCACGGCCCTTCTTCGATGCCTTCCGCGCCGCCGTCTCCGAACAGACGGCGGCGGCGCGTGGGAAATATCGGCAGCAACTGGAAGCGTCGCCCATTCACAAACGTCGCGGGATGTTGATCGAACATGTGCGCCGGCAGATCCAGGAAGTCCTACGCCTGAGCGCGGCGCAGAAGATCGGCCCGCGGCAACGGATATTCGACTTGGGCATGGACTCCTTGATGGCCCTGGAGTTACGAAACCGGTTTGAGTTCAACTTCGACCGCCCTATCCGGCGAGCCACTCTGCTTTTTGATTACCCGACACTCGAAGCGTTGACGGATTACCTGATCGCCGAGGTGCTGGACCTCCCGTTTTCCGCCGAACCCTCCCCTCGCCCGGAAGAAAGCGCGGGAACAACAACAGAGACTGATTGGGATTCCCTTTCACAAGATGCCATCGCCAGTTTGCTGGCAGAAAAACTGTCCGCCATCCAGCAACATAATGGACGAAAGTAG